One segment of Vicia villosa cultivar HV-30 ecotype Madison, WI unplaced genomic scaffold, Vvil1.0 ctg.001287F_1_1, whole genome shotgun sequence DNA contains the following:
- the LOC131634384 gene encoding uncharacterized protein LOC131634384: MLKENKLPHLLWGKSVAIATYVLNRCPTKKLEEVVPFKKWTGDKKSSETWDWNTSNPVSGDGGASEGSLEVVYVDELELEDDSDSGGESKFEGEFEGDSDEDFESDPDFKETGGQDSGSQTSRSNHASGSSHSSKGGNYEGSVSIEDSKQVHRPQIIRQIPRRFAEFDMLRDTEIDSKGEVIQCAMMVDFESVSINEALKKKVWLKSMKEELEAIERNKTWEFNELPKEKKAISVIWVFKVKLKPDGSIGKHKARGYGKKQDLEVD; this comes from the exons ATGCTGAAGGAGAATAAGTTACCTCATTTATTGTGGGGAAAATCTGTTGCTATTGcaacatatgtgctcaacaggtgtccaactaaGAAGCTGGAGGAAGTTGTTCCTTTTAAGAAGTGGACTGGAGATAAGAAAAGT TCAGAAACTTGGGATTGGAACACGTCTAATCCTGTCTCTGGTGATGGAGGTGCTTCTGAAGGAAGTTTAGAGGTAGTTTATGTAGATGAGTTAGAATTAGAAGATGATTCTGATTCTGGAGGTGAATCAAAGTTTGAAGGAGAATTTGAAGGTGACTCTGACGAGGACTTTGAAAGTGATCCAGACTTTAAAg AAACTGGTGGTCAAGACTCTGGGAGTCAAACTTCTAGAAGTAATCATGCTTCTGGAAGTAGTCATTCTTCTAAAGGTGGTAATTATGAAGGAAGTGTTTCTATAGAAGATTCAAAACAGGTTCATAGACCACAAATAATAAGACAAATACCCAGAAGGTTTGCCGAGTTTGACATGTTACGTGATACTGAAATAGACTCTAAAGGCGAAGTCATTCAATGTGCCATGATGGTTGACTTTGAATCTGTCAGTATCAATGAGGCTCTTAAGAAGAAAGTGTGGCTGAAGTCCATGAAAGAAGAGCTTGAGgcaatagaaagaaacaagacttgggagTTCAATGAGCTTCCAAAGGAGAAAAAAGCCATTAGTGTCATATGGGTTTTCAAGGTGAAATTAAAACCAGATGGATCAATTGGGAAACACAAAGCGAGAGGCTatggaaagaaacaagacttggaagttgACTGA
- the LOC131634385 gene encoding uncharacterized protein LOC131634385 yields the protein MSTYHGLIKLITIVKTKEVISFLLSSEVMPLCLHSMQNGREFSRTVATFIVEKILLDDDDLAYVCATPDRYYAVGRALDVMLGDIESQPSPRLLKLMIPCYSRLTRNSALFNQRAAPPF from the exons ATGTCGACGTATCATGGATTGATCAAACTTATAACAATT GTTAAGACTAAAGAAGTGATAAGTTTCCTTCTTTCAAGTGAAGTCATGCCATTGTGCCTACACAGTATGCAAAATGGCAgagaattttcaagaact GTTGCAACATTTATTGTTGAGAAAATTCTTTTAGATGACGATGATTTGGCTTATGTTTGTGCTACACCAGACCGCTATTATGCGGTCGGTCGAGCTTTGGACGTGATGTTGGGAGACATTGAGAGTCAACCTTCACCCCGTCTTTTGAAGCTTATGATTCCGTGTTATTCTCGTCTCACCAGAAACTCGGCGCTGTTTAACCAGAGAGCAGCTCCACCATTTTAA
- the LOC131634394 gene encoding transcription termination factor MTERF15, mitochondrial-like gives MFTTHRHRSILYLKALTFPPTSNPNPNFHHFCTTSSNSTPFPVSYLIHNLGFSPQLASKLSSTYSLRFKTNQNPDLVLNFFRTHGLSDSQLRHMIAKAPWLLSCDPFKRVLPKFQFFLSKGASTSDIVNLVTKCPAILSPSLENHIVPTYEFLSRFLQSHKDIVAYAIQNHVLFSRHNVSRNVRMLIESGVPESSISRLLRMNSKVLNSTKGLLKLVEEVKELGFNPSHSHFSIALHAKRTVLEARWKEKVDAFKKWGWSDEDVLEAFRKHPHCMLASVDKINIIMNFWVNQLGWDAMAIANVPRILGASMERKIIPRSSVLQYLLKNGLLKEKASLTSPFLVGDETFIEKYIMPFKEDSSYLVKLYEEKLNLAQDKDNKDGMI, from the coding sequence ATGTTCACCACTCATCGCCATAGATCCATTCTCTATCTCAAAGCCTTAACTTTTCCCCCAACctcaaaccctaaccctaatttcCACCATTTCTGCACCACTTCTTCCAATTCAACCCCATTCCCAGTCTCCTACCTCATCCACAATCTCGGCTTCTCCCCACAACTTGCTTCCAAACTTTCCTCCACATACAGTCTTCGTttcaaaaccaaccaaaaccctGATTTAGTTCTCAACTTCTTCAGAACCCATGGTTTATCTGATTCCCAACTACGCCACATGATTGCCAAGGCACCATGGCTACTTTCCTGTGACCCCTTCAAAAGGGTCTTACCAAAGTTTCAATTTTTTCTCTCTAAAGGCGCTTCCACCTCTGACATTGTTAACCTTGTCACTAAGTGCCCTGCGATTCTCTCTCCAAGCCTGGAGAATCATATAGTCCCAACCTATGAATTTCTCAGTAGATTCTTGCAATCTCACAAGGACATTGTTGCTTATGCAATTCAAAATCATGTTTTATTTAGTCGCCATAACGTGTCACGTAACGTTAGAATGTTGATTGAGAGTGGAGTTCCGGAGTCGAGCATTTCTAGATTGCTTCGGATGAATAGCAAGGTACTCAACAGCACAAAAGGCCTTCTGAAGCTTGTGGAGGAAGTAAAGGAGTTGGGGTTTAATCCTTCGCATTCACATTTCTCAATAGCTTTGCATGCCAAAAGAACAGTATTGGAAGCCAGGTGGAAAGAGAAAGTTGATGCCTTTAAGAAATGGGGTTGGTCGGATGAAGATGTTCTAGAAGCATTTCGAAAGCATCCTCATTGTATGTTAGCTTCTGTTGataaaattaacataataatGAACTTTTGGGTCAATCAGTTGGGTTGGGATGCTATGGCCATTGCTAATGTACCAAGGATTTTGGGGGCCAGTATGGAGAGAAAGATCATACCAAGGTCCTCAGTTCTGCAATATCTTCTGAAGAATGGTTTGCTAAAAGAGAAAGCAAGTTTAACTTCTCCATTTCTAGTCGGCGATGAGACGTTCATTGAAAAATATATAATGCCTTTTAAGGAGGACTCTTCTTATCTCGTTAAGCTTTATGAAGAAAAACTGAATCTTGCACAAGACAAGGACAACAAAGATGGCATGATATGA